Proteins encoded together in one Acidobacteriota bacterium window:
- a CDS encoding CRTAC1 family protein: MIRRWFIAVAILVTVCGPSFAASVAFSDQTVSAQLIYSPGSPLDMDSKEMYHGGSVGDFNRDGWPDLFLLGGGMVADALFINDGDGTFTNEAIAWGVDFVHRGRGSTVGDYNNDGWPDLYVTSGGDLGGADRLGQHRLYENNGNGTFTERGVAAGVNESSSLYATATGAAFGDYDLDGDLDLFVCGWEAMSCHINPCEQNRLFQNQGNGTFTDVTVAAEIANNFDGFSPRFVDMNGDRYPELIVAADYRTSRYFVNDGDGTFTNATGPSGTGEDDNGMGTTVADFNRDGLPDWYVTSIWRDGSFQDGNYLYVNQGSDTYSILPETSGARDGGWGWGTEAIDFDHDGWVDLIETNGWWETTEWTGETSYLYRNNGDLTFTEVQNGSGFSHLGAGRSVLTLDYDRDGDMDVVVTSHAEPVQLFRNDISGVDANWIELALDTSADAGLAPDGYGAKITATTGGVTQSFWLNGGASYLGRSQAVAHFGLGAATTVDIDIEWSDGTTTSMPGVAVNQILTATPAAGGGAPGEASGVPGQRMRAVYNPGSGEIDVEFTSACDASNHTIVYGDLASVSSYVYSGASCFVGASGTATFDPGMANAFFMVVGHNGTVEGSYGQDRLGAERPDYAGTPGCDLSQDLAGTCVP; encoded by the coding sequence ATGATTCGCCGGTGGTTTATCGCTGTTGCCATTCTAGTGACGGTGTGCGGCCCCTCGTTCGCCGCGTCGGTGGCGTTCAGCGACCAAACGGTCTCAGCCCAACTCATCTACTCGCCGGGCTCGCCGTTGGATATGGACTCGAAGGAGATGTATCACGGCGGCTCCGTCGGGGACTTCAATCGTGACGGCTGGCCCGATCTGTTCCTGCTCGGTGGCGGCATGGTGGCCGACGCGTTGTTCATCAACGACGGCGACGGGACGTTCACCAACGAGGCGATCGCGTGGGGCGTCGATTTCGTCCACCGAGGCCGCGGCTCGACCGTCGGCGACTACAACAACGATGGCTGGCCCGATCTCTATGTCACCAGTGGCGGTGACCTGGGCGGGGCCGACAGGCTAGGTCAGCATCGACTCTACGAGAACAACGGCAACGGCACGTTCACCGAGCGAGGTGTTGCCGCCGGCGTCAACGAGTCGTCGAGTCTTTACGCCACAGCGACCGGCGCAGCGTTTGGCGACTACGACCTTGACGGCGACCTCGACCTGTTCGTCTGCGGCTGGGAGGCCATGAGTTGCCACATCAATCCCTGCGAACAGAACCGGTTGTTCCAGAATCAAGGGAACGGCACGTTCACCGACGTCACCGTGGCCGCCGAGATCGCCAATAACTTCGACGGCTTCTCGCCACGCTTTGTGGATATGAATGGGGATCGCTACCCCGAGCTGATCGTCGCCGCCGACTATCGCACCAGTCGTTACTTCGTGAACGACGGCGACGGCACGTTCACGAACGCGACCGGGCCGTCGGGTACCGGCGAGGACGACAACGGGATGGGAACCACGGTCGCCGATTTCAATCGCGATGGACTACCCGACTGGTACGTCACCTCGATCTGGCGCGATGGTTCGTTCCAGGACGGGAACTACCTGTACGTCAATCAGGGCAGCGACACCTACTCAATCCTTCCCGAGACGTCCGGCGCGCGGGACGGCGGCTGGGGTTGGGGCACCGAGGCGATCGATTTCGACCACGACGGTTGGGTCGACCTCATCGAGACCAACGGCTGGTGGGAGACCACCGAGTGGACGGGCGAGACCTCGTACCTGTACCGCAACAACGGCGACTTGACGTTCACCGAGGTCCAGAACGGATCCGGATTCAGTCATCTGGGTGCGGGTCGATCGGTGTTGACGCTGGATTACGATCGCGACGGCGACATGGATGTCGTGGTGACGTCCCACGCCGAGCCGGTGCAGCTATTTCGTAACGACATCAGCGGCGTCGACGCCAACTGGATCGAATTGGCGTTGGACACCAGCGCCGACGCTGGCCTCGCACCCGACGGATACGGTGCGAAGATCACCGCGACCACCGGAGGCGTGACACAGTCCTTCTGGCTGAACGGTGGCGCCAGCTATCTCGGCCGTAGCCAGGCCGTGGCGCACTTCGGGCTGGGGGCCGCGACCACGGTGGATATCGATATCGAATGGTCCGACGGCACAACAACGTCGATGCCGGGGGTCGCAGTCAACCAGATTCTTACCGCTACACCGGCGGCCGGGGGTGGAGCCCCCGGTGAGGCGTCGGGCGTACCGGGCCAGCGGATGCGCGCGGTGTACAACCCAGGATCGGGCGAGATCGACGTCGAGTTCACGTCGGCTTGCGACGCCTCCAACCACACGATTGTCTATGGCGACCTGGCATCCGTCTCGAGTTACGTCTACTCCGGCGCGTCGTGCTTTGTCGGGGCGTCCGGGACCGCGACGTTTGATCCAGGCATGGCCAACGCGTTCTTCATGGTGGTCGGCCACAACGGTACGGTCGAGGGCTCCTACGGCCAGGACCGGTTAGGTGCGGAGCGACCGGACTACGCCGGTACGCCGGGTTGCGATCTCAGCCAGGACCTGGCGGGAACATGCGTTCCCTGA
- a CDS encoding S8 family serine peptidase produces MLKQVFVAALAGLLLTTVVGAGDDVVRLRSGDVKPLAVGDPRVSESADSLRWVVRYKQPTGMFERGGLSSAGVKIEVPLSSQAYLVTIPNNRSVDLTAVSGVDWATPYLPEHKISPEIVDAQPVKGANEIIVLLHLFADADATAVADELSAAGLDVKGVGSGSRFDRIVMSLSASEVASWTGTLAERDDVFWVGRRYRRTLLNDDVVWVDQSGLDGGMLTPIHDRGIHGEGQIGAVLDTGVDADACYYRDGVLGLPPTNTGLGTTVDMAQRKIIAVNFLDPGENPADPTHWDTQGHGSHVAGTMVGDDLATPIAHDAGDGLAPGAKVVIQDAGYAADDCGDLPGIGCPVTDLVPIFQQAYDQGARVHNNSWGDNENASVRNVYTDTAEDVDEFIWNNPDFLIVIGIGNFALGGVETMGSPATSKNGMAVGGTYNGVSAIYLSDISAWGPTDDGRIKPDILSPGASIQSCENDNDVTTNNCGVRSSTGTSHASPAAGAGAMLIRQYFLEGWYPSGTKNAPDGFNPTAALVKAMIMNSGVPIEFDAEGREIELTGPEMGWGRMLLDNSMHFGGEGRGLYIDENTTGFASPADPPATYLLEVLDASEPLYVTLAWTDFPSTPAASTHLVNDLDLRVDGDSGGFWGNSFKDNQSWPLFGVDRLNNVEQVKIDVPTPGIYSIQVSPHAVPSGPQPYALVVSGAVSVSSGPRPSYKSHVVDDSGANGNGDGILDPGETAILPITLRNSGDSDATSVTGELYGVGPVKVYQANASYSNVLVNQQQTSIAPHYEVTLDPSASCGDWIGANMAISGNGFNVGSGFTMDVGLYDGDRPSTDTPVIVPKSSPAGVWSYLNVPDDFIPTDVSVTLNLDHEDLTQVRVVMYHPDNSLAILHDYEPGNGIHTTYDDTTQPSVGTMETFAGKSPMGTWRIKVIDDSGCCGVPDGTIEDWTLTFTADIPWDCNPVSCGEAVPPPVGDTLTVNKSGASDVQVSWSGVGGASNYNVWRAHDNQMATAVHIGATGGSTSLIDGGAQNLSGVHYYVARSVNSCRWESD; encoded by the coding sequence ATGTTGAAACAAGTGTTTGTGGCCGCCCTCGCCGGATTGTTGCTGACGACCGTTGTCGGCGCGGGGGACGACGTCGTCCGGTTGCGTTCCGGTGATGTCAAACCGCTTGCCGTCGGGGATCCGCGAGTATCCGAATCCGCCGACTCACTTCGATGGGTCGTCCGCTACAAGCAGCCGACCGGGATGTTCGAGCGCGGTGGATTGTCCTCGGCCGGTGTGAAAATCGAAGTGCCACTTTCGAGCCAGGCGTACCTGGTCACGATCCCCAACAATCGCAGCGTTGACCTGACCGCGGTTTCCGGTGTGGACTGGGCCACACCGTATCTGCCCGAACACAAGATTTCTCCGGAGATCGTCGATGCTCAACCGGTCAAGGGAGCGAATGAGATCATCGTTCTGTTGCACCTGTTTGCCGACGCCGACGCCACCGCTGTTGCCGATGAACTGAGCGCCGCCGGTCTGGACGTCAAGGGGGTCGGTAGTGGGTCGCGTTTCGATCGTATCGTCATGTCGCTTAGTGCGTCCGAGGTCGCGTCCTGGACCGGCACGCTGGCGGAGCGAGACGACGTGTTCTGGGTGGGTCGGCGCTATCGTCGCACGCTGCTGAACGACGACGTCGTCTGGGTCGATCAGTCCGGTCTCGATGGCGGCATGCTCACACCGATCCACGATCGTGGCATCCACGGTGAGGGTCAGATCGGTGCCGTGTTGGATACAGGCGTCGACGCGGACGCCTGTTACTACCGTGACGGTGTGCTCGGTCTTCCGCCGACCAACACGGGCCTGGGGACCACCGTCGATATGGCGCAACGGAAGATTATCGCCGTCAACTTCCTGGATCCCGGCGAGAATCCCGCCGATCCGACCCACTGGGATACGCAAGGGCATGGATCCCACGTTGCGGGCACGATGGTTGGCGACGATCTCGCGACGCCCATCGCCCACGACGCGGGAGACGGCCTGGCGCCCGGTGCGAAGGTGGTCATTCAAGATGCGGGGTACGCGGCAGACGATTGCGGGGACCTGCCGGGCATCGGTTGTCCGGTGACCGATCTGGTTCCGATCTTCCAGCAGGCCTACGACCAGGGTGCGCGGGTACACAACAACTCCTGGGGAGACAACGAGAACGCCTCCGTCCGGAACGTCTACACCGACACCGCCGAGGACGTCGACGAATTCATCTGGAACAACCCCGACTTTCTCATCGTGATCGGAATCGGCAACTTCGCGCTCGGTGGCGTTGAGACGATGGGTAGCCCCGCAACCAGCAAGAACGGTATGGCGGTTGGGGGCACCTACAACGGCGTCAGCGCAATCTACCTCTCGGACATCTCGGCCTGGGGACCCACCGATGACGGTCGGATCAAGCCCGATATCCTGTCGCCCGGCGCCAGCATCCAGTCCTGCGAGAACGACAACGACGTGACGACCAACAACTGCGGAGTCCGGAGTTCTACCGGAACCTCCCACGCCAGCCCCGCCGCCGGTGCGGGCGCGATGTTGATTCGCCAGTACTTCCTCGAGGGTTGGTACCCCAGCGGCACGAAAAACGCGCCCGACGGTTTCAATCCGACAGCCGCGCTGGTCAAGGCGATGATCATGAACTCCGGCGTCCCGATCGAGTTCGATGCCGAGGGTCGTGAAATCGAGCTGACCGGCCCGGAGATGGGCTGGGGCCGCATGCTGCTGGACAACTCGATGCATTTCGGTGGTGAGGGACGCGGTCTCTACATCGACGAGAATACGACCGGGTTCGCTAGCCCGGCCGATCCGCCGGCGACGTACCTACTCGAGGTGCTGGACGCGTCCGAGCCGCTGTATGTCACCCTTGCCTGGACCGACTTTCCATCCACTCCGGCCGCGTCGACCCATCTGGTCAACGATCTCGACCTCCGTGTCGACGGGGACAGCGGTGGCTTCTGGGGCAACTCGTTCAAGGACAACCAGTCCTGGCCCCTGTTCGGCGTGGACCGTCTGAACAACGTCGAGCAGGTGAAGATCGATGTCCCGACGCCGGGGATCTACTCGATTCAGGTCTCCCCTCATGCCGTTCCGTCGGGGCCGCAGCCCTACGCGCTGGTGGTCAGTGGCGCGGTCTCGGTCAGCTCCGGTCCGCGACCGAGTTACAAGAGTCATGTCGTGGATGACAGCGGAGCCAACGGCAACGGCGACGGTATCCTGGATCCCGGCGAGACGGCGATCCTTCCGATCACCCTCCGCAATTCCGGCGACTCCGACGCCACGTCAGTCACCGGCGAGCTGTACGGCGTCGGCCCCGTCAAGGTCTACCAGGCCAACGCCTCGTACTCCAACGTCCTGGTCAACCAACAACAGACGTCCATTGCCCCTCACTACGAGGTCACTCTGGACCCGAGCGCCAGTTGTGGTGATTGGATCGGCGCCAACATGGCCATCAGCGGCAACGGATTCAACGTCGGCAGCGGGTTTACGATGGATGTGGGTCTTTACGACGGCGATCGACCCTCGACCGACACTCCGGTCATCGTCCCGAAAAGCTCTCCGGCCGGTGTCTGGTCCTACCTCAATGTCCCGGACGACTTCATTCCGACCGATGTGAGTGTCACACTCAATCTGGATCACGAGGACCTGACCCAGGTGCGCGTCGTGATGTACCACCCCGACAACTCGCTCGCCATCCTCCATGATTACGAGCCGGGCAACGGCATCCACACCACCTACGACGACACGACTCAGCCGTCGGTGGGAACGATGGAGACCTTCGCAGGGAAGAGCCCGATGGGCACCTGGCGCATCAAGGTGATCGACGACAGCGGCTGTTGCGGTGTGCCGGACGGCACGATCGAAGACTGGACGTTGACCTTCACGGCCGACATCCCATGGGATTGCAACCCCGTCAGCTGCGGTGAAGCCGTGCCGCCGCCGGTCGGCGACACGTTGACGGTGAACAAGTCCGGTGCGTCTGACGTTCAGGTCAGCTGGTCCGGTGTCGGTGGGGCTTCCAACTACAACGTCTGGCGGGCCCATGACAATCAGATGGCCACGGCAGTCCATATCGGCGCGACCGGTGGTTCGACATCGCTTATCGACGGCGGCGCGCAGAACCTATCCGGTGTGCACTATTACGTTGCCCGTTCGGTCAATAGCTGCCGTTGGGAAAGCGACTAA
- a CDS encoding CRTAC1 family protein — protein MVKRYVRILLACSLLCAPVLAQTSFSDQTTSAGLGHTTALPFDMTQRQMYCGGSVGDFNKDGWPDLFLLGGGDTSTADALYLNNGDGTFTNHAAAWGVAKIHRGRGTTVGDFNNDGWDDIYITSGGDMLDGDRVGQHMLYRNNGDGSFTDIAVSAGVNRSSFALLTATGSTFGDYDLDGDLDLYVSGWEGTDANHLYLNNGNETFTDVTGSTGLGHHHYAFSPRFVDMNGDRYPELIIAADYGTSKYYVNDQDGTFTHYTTQSGVGLEKNGMGSAIGDFNRDGLPDWYVTSIYNPATDQDGNYLFINQGNDTYTFVPEEDGARDGGWGWGAEAIDIDHDGWTDIVETNGWMPTEWLTENSYMWRNNGNLTFTEVQGAGTGFEHVSQGRGLLLIDYDRDADMDIVLTGWDEPVALFRNDISGADTNAIEVLLDTDASTTLAPDGYGSKITITAGGVTQYAWPNGGATYLGRSQMASHFGIGAATSVDITAEWSDGTTTTATGVAANQIVTLAPQTGGPAPGEPSEGGAPEELMVASKNDATGLIDVAFSPACDASNHTIYYGDLANVSTYAYSGASCWRGNSGTTSFDPAGLSSAFFMIVGNNGVVEGSYGRDTLGAERPQDTTAACQLPQNLSGVCSLP, from the coding sequence GTGGTAAAGCGATACGTCCGGATTCTGCTAGCTTGCTCGCTGCTCTGTGCGCCGGTTCTGGCCCAGACCTCGTTCAGCGATCAGACCACATCGGCCGGTCTCGGCCACACGACGGCGCTGCCGTTCGACATGACGCAGCGTCAGATGTACTGCGGCGGTTCGGTCGGCGACTTCAACAAGGATGGTTGGCCTGACCTGTTTCTGCTTGGCGGTGGGGATACGTCGACCGCCGATGCGTTGTACCTCAACAACGGCGACGGAACCTTCACCAACCACGCCGCGGCGTGGGGCGTGGCCAAGATCCATCGGGGTCGTGGCACGACGGTCGGTGACTTCAACAACGACGGTTGGGACGACATCTACATCACCAGCGGTGGGGACATGCTGGATGGCGACCGCGTCGGTCAACACATGCTGTACCGCAACAACGGCGACGGCTCGTTCACGGACATCGCGGTCTCCGCGGGCGTGAACCGGAGCTCGTTCGCTCTACTGACCGCCACCGGCTCCACATTCGGGGACTATGACCTTGACGGCGATCTCGACCTCTATGTCTCCGGCTGGGAAGGTACTGACGCCAACCATCTGTACCTCAACAATGGAAACGAGACGTTCACCGATGTCACCGGGTCTACCGGGTTGGGACATCACCACTACGCGTTCTCGCCACGCTTCGTGGATATGAATGGCGACCGTTACCCAGAATTGATCATCGCCGCAGACTACGGAACCAGCAAGTACTACGTCAACGATCAGGACGGCACGTTCACCCATTACACGACGCAGTCCGGCGTCGGTCTAGAGAAGAACGGGATGGGCAGCGCCATCGGTGACTTTAACCGCGACGGTCTGCCCGACTGGTACGTCACGTCGATCTACAACCCGGCGACGGACCAGGATGGCAACTACCTCTTCATCAACCAGGGCAACGACACCTACACGTTCGTCCCTGAGGAGGACGGTGCTCGCGACGGCGGCTGGGGTTGGGGTGCCGAGGCGATCGATATCGACCACGACGGCTGGACCGATATCGTCGAGACCAACGGCTGGATGCCGACCGAGTGGTTGACCGAGAACTCCTATATGTGGCGCAATAACGGCAACCTGACGTTCACCGAAGTTCAGGGCGCGGGTACGGGGTTCGAGCACGTCAGCCAGGGTCGCGGCCTGCTGTTGATCGATTACGACCGCGACGCCGACATGGATATCGTGTTGACCGGCTGGGATGAGCCCGTCGCCCTGTTCCGTAACGACATCTCCGGCGCCGACACCAACGCCATCGAGGTCCTGCTCGACACCGACGCGTCGACGACGCTTGCTCCCGACGGCTACGGTTCCAAGATCACCATCACCGCTGGCGGCGTGACGCAGTACGCCTGGCCCAACGGCGGAGCGACCTATCTCGGACGCAGTCAGATGGCGTCGCATTTCGGTATCGGCGCTGCGACATCGGTCGACATCACGGCCGAATGGTCCGACGGCACGACGACCACCGCGACCGGCGTGGCGGCCAATCAGATCGTGACCCTGGCGCCCCAGACCGGCGGCCCGGCACCCGGAGAGCCTTCCGAAGGCGGAGCGCCCGAGGAACTGATGGTCGCCAGTAAGAACGACGCAACCGGATTGATTGACGTAGCCTTCAGCCCGGCGTGCGATGCCTCGAATCACACGATCTACTACGGCGACCTCGCCAACGTATCGACCTACGCCTACTCCGGCGCCTCTTGTTGGCGCGGGAACAGCGGGACCACCTCGTTCGATCCTGCCGGTCTGAGCAGCGCTTTCTTCATGATTGTCGGAAACAATGGAGTCGTCGAAGGCTCCTATGGCCGGGATACTCTCGGCGCCGAGCGTCCGCAGGACACCACCGCGGCCTGTCAGCTTCCCCAGAATCTTTCGGGAGTCTGCAGCCTGCCTTAA
- a CDS encoding S8 family serine peptidase: MFRAAKNGLKGVAVLVCLTCLPLAMAADKPVGDFVLQLGGVQFDPLANPAALPESWSRSPSANNAEDLHLVQFDGPISPQTLADLDANGLEVVQYIHPYTYIVWGHRTARQGLDLSGPVRWTGDFAPGFRVLPKWRGLPDDPVDARVLIYRGGNADAVVRVLGALGGALTERMTINEEFELVGVTIPGDRLNTAATIPGVYSIQLPTDDGGSRAEVASQISAGNVDMANLALPGYEAWLTTVGLDGSGVVVALVDEGADEAHPDLANNMLPCVGDTCSTFRSDHGTHIAGTIVGDNTTGELNNAGFLRGLGTAPAAKLFEQYWRDQYRLPGGMLRLMTQSTTNGAVLSNNSWGSSINALGYNLDSLLVDAGVRDADPDTAGSQPLIYLQAIDNGAGGVSTQGAPDDAKNVFTIGATEASADGNGAPAANINDLGFTSAHGPALDGRTIPHMVAPGCYIDSTLMDMGGGAEFGFRCGTSMATAHVSGAVALFIEYFRGLTGADPSPALVKAAFMPVAHDLEGGLDVDLNPMGHRPGPKQGWGRMNLAAVVDPADPVLYFDQTTVFDFTGQEWTRVVTQANPAQPMRVMLVWTDAPGHGLGGNTPAWNNNLDLEFDAGGQTYLGNDFGMDGLSTTGGTADGMNNAEGVALTTVAGNATIRVKGTDINSNGVPHFGDRTDQDFAVVCYNCALVPDFALSVAPAPFKVCAGQPGELDVEVSQLAGFGDPVTLMVSGVPAGAIAGFSTNPVNPPATPVFTLDAGTAVDGDYTLDIQGDSSSLTRTVSLNLSVHTTFPTPATLTSPVDLAIDVSTRPTLEWGATSWTDRYFVEIATAPDFLDIVYSAITLSPSHTVPHHLKQLATYHWRVRGTNACGYGSVSGTFSFTTLDVPDVLLVDDDYDIPNEQNEYSSVLDGLGVTYDIWDVWAVHIGIEPDLDILAPYDTIIWYSGSEEVYAGPNDASERDLPEWLDHGGCLLISSIDYHLSMFSSVTDFMQQRLGVASIGEDVGMTSITGQGAAYTGLGPMGLANATPDYRDSITPDGTAELAFSGDLGDAGINKDGGWYRTSFLGFGIESLGTADKPLVLDAFLTWCAGLGAVDGDGDGVTNENDCVAGDANAWGKPQPITDLMLSKGAIGFSWSEPVGGSRSRYDILRSVDPTDFLNATCSSAGSINTYAPEDPFVGEVGQVLFYLVGARNECGVSTLGSDLGGMPRYGTACDAEAEWW, encoded by the coding sequence ATGTTTCGAGCGGCAAAAAACGGCTTAAAAGGGGTGGCGGTGCTGGTCTGCCTGACCTGCCTGCCGCTGGCGATGGCCGCCGATAAGCCCGTCGGGGATTTCGTCCTGCAGTTGGGCGGTGTCCAGTTCGACCCGCTGGCCAATCCGGCCGCGCTGCCGGAATCTTGGAGCCGTTCTCCGTCGGCGAACAACGCCGAGGATTTGCACCTCGTCCAGTTCGACGGACCGATCTCTCCGCAAACCCTAGCCGATCTCGACGCCAACGGTCTCGAGGTCGTGCAGTACATCCACCCGTACACCTACATCGTCTGGGGCCACCGAACCGCTCGCCAGGGACTCGACCTGTCCGGGCCGGTACGATGGACGGGAGACTTCGCGCCGGGCTTCCGTGTCTTGCCCAAGTGGCGCGGGCTGCCCGACGATCCCGTCGATGCCCGGGTGCTGATCTATCGCGGCGGCAACGCCGACGCCGTCGTTCGCGTTCTCGGTGCGCTGGGTGGTGCGTTGACGGAACGGATGACGATCAATGAAGAATTTGAACTCGTCGGGGTCACGATCCCCGGCGATCGCCTGAACACCGCCGCGACGATCCCTGGTGTCTATTCGATCCAGCTCCCGACCGACGACGGCGGCTCGCGGGCCGAGGTCGCAAGTCAGATCTCCGCAGGCAACGTCGACATGGCGAACCTTGCACTGCCGGGTTATGAGGCGTGGCTGACGACCGTGGGACTCGATGGCAGCGGCGTCGTGGTCGCGCTGGTCGACGAGGGCGCAGACGAGGCTCACCCCGACCTGGCCAACAACATGCTGCCCTGTGTCGGCGACACCTGCTCGACCTTCCGTAGTGATCACGGTACCCACATCGCCGGAACGATCGTCGGGGACAACACGACGGGTGAGTTGAACAACGCCGGCTTTCTGCGGGGTCTTGGTACCGCACCGGCGGCCAAGCTGTTCGAGCAGTACTGGCGAGACCAGTACCGGTTGCCGGGAGGGATGCTCAGGCTGATGACCCAGTCGACGACCAACGGCGCCGTGCTCTCCAACAACTCCTGGGGCTCGTCGATCAACGCGCTGGGCTACAACCTCGATTCGTTGCTGGTCGATGCCGGCGTCCGTGACGCCGATCCCGATACGGCAGGTAGTCAGCCGCTGATCTATCTCCAGGCGATCGATAACGGCGCAGGGGGCGTTTCGACTCAAGGCGCTCCTGACGATGCCAAGAACGTTTTTACGATCGGCGCAACCGAGGCCTCTGCGGACGGTAACGGCGCGCCCGCGGCCAACATCAATGACCTGGGCTTTACTTCCGCGCACGGGCCCGCACTGGACGGCCGCACGATCCCGCACATGGTGGCCCCCGGCTGCTATATCGACTCGACGCTCATGGACATGGGTGGAGGCGCCGAATTCGGTTTCCGTTGCGGAACGTCGATGGCGACGGCCCACGTCTCCGGTGCAGTCGCTCTGTTCATCGAGTACTTCCGAGGTCTGACCGGTGCCGACCCCAGCCCGGCGCTGGTCAAGGCGGCGTTCATGCCCGTGGCCCACGATCTCGAAGGCGGGCTGGATGTCGACCTGAATCCGATGGGCCATCGTCCCGGCCCCAAACAGGGCTGGGGGCGGATGAACCTGGCGGCGGTCGTCGACCCTGCGGATCCGGTGTTGTACTTCGATCAGACCACCGTTTTCGATTTCACCGGCCAGGAGTGGACCCGGGTGGTGACCCAGGCCAACCCGGCACAACCCATGCGCGTGATGTTGGTCTGGACCGACGCGCCGGGGCACGGCCTCGGTGGTAACACCCCGGCCTGGAACAACAATCTCGACCTGGAGTTCGACGCCGGGGGACAGACCTACCTGGGGAACGATTTCGGCATGGACGGGCTGTCCACCACCGGTGGCACGGCCGACGGGATGAATAACGCAGAGGGCGTCGCGTTGACCACCGTGGCGGGAAACGCCACGATCCGCGTCAAGGGCACCGACATCAACTCCAACGGCGTGCCCCATTTCGGCGATCGCACCGATCAGGACTTCGCCGTCGTTTGTTACAACTGTGCGTTGGTCCCGGACTTCGCGTTGTCCGTCGCTCCTGCGCCGTTCAAGGTCTGCGCCGGGCAGCCCGGCGAATTGGATGTCGAAGTTTCCCAACTGGCAGGGTTTGGCGATCCCGTCACGCTGATGGTCAGCGGAGTTCCGGCCGGAGCGATCGCCGGTTTCAGCACCAACCCGGTCAATCCACCGGCCACTCCCGTGTTCACACTCGATGCGGGTACCGCCGTCGACGGCGACTACACACTGGATATCCAGGGCGACTCGTCATCTCTGACACGAACAGTCTCGTTGAACCTGAGCGTCCACACCACGTTCCCGACACCGGCCACGCTGACGTCGCCTGTCGATCTGGCGATCGATGTTTCGACCCGCCCGACACTCGAGTGGGGCGCGACAAGTTGGACCGATCGCTACTTCGTCGAGATCGCCACGGCCCCCGATTTTCTGGACATCGTCTACAGCGCCATCACGTTGTCGCCCTCCCATACCGTGCCTCATCACCTGAAACAGCTGGCCACCTACCATTGGCGTGTGCGGGGAACCAACGCCTGTGGGTATGGCTCCGTGTCCGGTACTTTCTCGTTCACGACCCTCGACGTTCCCGATGTGCTTCTGGTTGACGACGATTACGACATCCCCAACGAACAGAACGAGTACAGTTCGGTTCTCGATGGCCTGGGTGTGACCTACGACATCTGGGACGTCTGGGCCGTGCACATCGGAATCGAGCCGGACCTCGATATCCTGGCGCCCTACGACACGATCATCTGGTACTCCGGTTCCGAGGAGGTCTACGCCGGCCCCAACGACGCGTCCGAGCGAGACCTCCCCGAATGGCTCGATCACGGCGGCTGCCTGTTGATCAGCAGCATCGACTACCACCTGTCGATGTTCAGTAGCGTCACCGACTTCATGCAGCAACGGCTGGGTGTGGCGTCCATCGGCGAGGATGTGGGCATGACCTCGATCACGGGGCAGGGCGCCGCCTACACCGGTCTGGGTCCCATGGGCCTGGCGAACGCCACTCCGGACTATCGCGACTCGATCACACCCGACGGCACTGCCGAGCTGGCCTTCTCGGGAGATCTCGGCGATGCCGGCATCAACAAGGACGGTGGCTGGTACCGTACCAGTTTCCTCGGATTCGGAATCGAGTCCCTGGGAACTGCCGACAAACCGCTGGTCCTCGACGCCTTCCTCACCTGGTGTGCCGGGCTGGGGGCTGTCGATGGTGACGGCGACGGCGTGACCAACGAGAACGACTGTGTGGCCGGCGACGCCAACGCCTGGGGTAAGCCGCAGCCGATCACCGACCTGATGCTAAGCAAGGGTGCGATCGGATTTTCCTGGAGCGAGCCCGTCGGCGGCAGTCGCTCACGTTACGACATTCTACGAAGCGTCGACCCGACGGATTTCCTCAACGCGACCTGCTCCTCGGCGGGGAGCATCAACACCTACGCGCCCGAGGATCCCTTCGTGGGAGAGGTCGGGCAGGTGCTGTTCTATCTCGTCGGCGCCCGCAATGAGTGTGGTGTTTCGACGCTCGGCAGCGATCTCGGCGGGATGCCGCGCTACGGCACGGCCTGCGATGCGGAGGCGGAGTGGTGGTAA